In Geminocystis sp. NIES-3708, a single window of DNA contains:
- a CDS encoding bacteriohemerythrin, with protein MPIAFWRQEYITGEKIIDMQHQYLFSLINELHDAMIEGKGQEIVGKILDQLVLYTVEHFATEEELMLQYEYPNYLSHKEKHDALKEQVLTLQEKWKNKEEFLTVKVSQFLTDWLIHHIKGEDLNVISHIKNNSYKYQKRS; from the coding sequence ATGCCTATTGCTTTTTGGAGACAAGAATACATTACAGGAGAAAAGATTATTGATATGCAACATCAATACTTATTCTCTCTTATTAATGAGTTACACGATGCCATGATCGAAGGAAAAGGTCAAGAAATTGTTGGCAAAATTCTTGATCAATTGGTTTTATATACTGTTGAACATTTCGCTACGGAAGAAGAATTAATGCTTCAATATGAGTATCCTAATTACTTATCACATAAAGAAAAACATGATGCCTTAAAAGAGCAAGTTTTAACTTTACAAGAAAAATGGAAAAATAAAGAAGAATTTTTAACAGTAAAAGTTTCTCAATTTTTGACAGATTGGCTAATTCATCATATTAAAGGAGAAGATTTAAACGTTATTAGTCATATCAAAAATAATAGTTATAAATATCAAAAAAGATCATAA
- the hypB gene encoding hydrogenase nickel incorporation protein HypB yields MCIKCGCSVTPQKILINNHDFYQHHHHDHNHSHNNDSKTINIYESILAKNDHLAFHNRELFQQKSIFVLNILSSPGSGKTTFIEKTLTDLNSTYKSAVIVGDLATDNDAQRLRRSKAEVIQITTGDVCHLEAEMINNSLQKIDLNHCQLLIIENVGNLVCPASYDLGENERIVLLSVTEGEDKPLKYPTIFKSADVVIINKIDIAKAVEFNQDLALQNIKKIAPQAKILMVSSRSGEGINNWYRYIEQKLQKKR; encoded by the coding sequence ATGTGTATAAAATGTGGTTGTAGCGTTACCCCTCAAAAGATTTTAATTAATAATCATGACTTTTATCAACATCACCATCATGATCATAATCACAGTCACAATAATGACTCTAAAACTATCAATATTTATGAATCTATATTAGCAAAAAATGATCATTTAGCCTTTCATAATCGAGAGTTATTTCAACAGAAAAGTATATTTGTACTAAATATATTGTCTTCGCCGGGATCAGGAAAAACTACCTTTATAGAAAAAACATTAACCGATCTCAATTCTACCTACAAAAGTGCGGTTATAGTTGGTGATTTAGCCACAGATAATGATGCCCAAAGATTGAGAAGGAGTAAAGCAGAAGTTATCCAAATAACCACTGGAGATGTTTGTCATTTAGAAGCAGAAATGATTAATAATTCTCTGCAAAAAATTGACTTAAATCATTGTCAGTTGTTAATAATTGAAAATGTTGGTAATTTAGTTTGTCCTGCTTCTTATGATTTAGGCGAAAATGAAAGAATAGTTTTATTATCGGTAACAGAAGGAGAAGATAAACCTTTAAAATATCCCACAATATTTAAAAGTGCTGATGTGGTAATTATCAATAAAATAGATATTGCTAAAGCCGTAGAATTTAATCAAGATTTAGCGTTACAAAATATCAAAAAAATTGCTCCTCAAGCTAAAATTTTGATGGTGTCTTCTCGCAGTGGTGAAGGAATAAATAATTGGTATCGTTATATTGAGCAAAAATTACAAAAAAAGAGATAA
- the clpS gene encoding ATP-dependent Clp protease adapter ClpS yields the protein MTKTVLANTIIAPTKSLEVTRKPYPNFKVIVLNDDFNTFDHVSDCLMKYIPNMNSDLAWELTNQVHFDGQALVWSGPLEQAELYHQQLRREGLTMAPLEAI from the coding sequence ATGACTAAAACTGTTTTAGCAAATACAATTATTGCACCTACTAAATCTCTTGAAGTTACTCGCAAACCTTATCCTAATTTTAAGGTTATTGTTTTAAATGATGATTTTAATACATTTGACCATGTATCAGATTGCTTGATGAAATATATTCCAAATATGAATAGTGATCTTGCATGGGAGTTAACAAATCAGGTACACTTTGATGGACAGGCTTTAGTTTGGAGTGGTCCTTTAGAACAAGCTGAATTATATCATCAACAATTAAGACGAGAAGGTTTGACAATGGCACCATTGGAGGCAATATGA
- a CDS encoding Ni/Fe hydrogenase subunit alpha — MTKTVIIDPVTRIEGHAKISIYLDDNGEVNDARFHVVEFRGFEKFCEGRPMFEMAGITARICGICPVSHLLASAKTGDKILGVKIPPTGEKLRRMMNLAQITQSHALSFFHLSSPDFLLGWESNPSTRNVFGLMAADPDLARAGIRLRAFGQNIIEILGARKIHAAWAVPGGVRSPLSTENRQWIEDNLPEAKQTTELALNLFKKLLDSELKTEIDVFGKFESLFMGLVAPDGTWEHYGGHLRFINSQGNIIADGLSEDNYQDFLGEAVENWSYLKFPYYKPLGYPDGIYRVGPLARLNLCDRIGTPQADRELQEFRHRAGSRVATSSFFYHYARLIEIVACLEAIENLIHDPDILSTRVRAEAGINYLEGIGVSEAPRGTLFHHYNVDDNGLIKKVNLIIATGQNNLAMNKTVTQIAKHYIHGEDIPEAMLNRVEAGIRAFDPCLSCSTHAIGQMPLHIELVDSKGKIITEKYKN, encoded by the coding sequence ATGACTAAAACAGTTATTATTGATCCCGTGACTCGCATTGAAGGACACGCTAAAATCTCTATTTATTTAGATGATAATGGTGAAGTAAATGATGCTCGTTTTCACGTAGTAGAATTTCGGGGTTTTGAAAAATTTTGTGAAGGTCGTCCTATGTTTGAAATGGCGGGAATTACTGCTCGAATTTGTGGTATTTGCCCTGTTAGTCATCTCCTCGCTTCCGCTAAAACTGGGGATAAAATTTTAGGGGTGAAAATTCCACCCACTGGGGAAAAATTGCGCCGTATGATGAATTTAGCCCAAATAACTCAGTCTCATGCCCTTTCCTTTTTCCACCTCAGTAGCCCTGATTTTCTCTTGGGTTGGGAGTCTAATCCTTCTACCCGTAATGTTTTCGGCTTAATGGCTGCTGATCCAGATTTAGCTCGTGCTGGTATCCGTTTACGTGCTTTTGGTCAAAATATAATTGAAATACTCGGAGCAAGAAAAATTCATGCCGCATGGGCTGTACCCGGTGGAGTGCGATCGCCCTTAAGTACAGAAAATCGTCAGTGGATTGAAGATAATTTACCTGAAGCGAAACAAACTACTGAATTAGCATTAAATCTGTTTAAAAAGCTCTTAGATAGCGAATTAAAGACAGAAATTGACGTATTTGGTAAATTTGAATCTTTATTTATGGGGTTAGTCGCTCCCGATGGCACTTGGGAACATTACGGCGGACATTTACGTTTCATCAACAGTCAAGGTAACATTATCGCTGACGGTTTGAGTGAAGACAACTATCAAGACTTTTTAGGGGAGGCGGTGGAAAATTGGTCTTATCTCAAATTCCCTTACTATAAACCTTTAGGATATCCTGATGGTATCTATAGAGTAGGTCCTTTGGCAAGATTAAATTTGTGCGACCGTATTGGCACACCCCAAGCTGATCGGGAATTACAAGAATTTCGTCATCGGGCAGGTAGTCGTGTAGCTACGTCATCTTTCTTTTACCATTATGCTCGTTTAATTGAGATTGTCGCTTGTTTAGAAGCTATTGAAAACTTAATACACGATCCCGACATTTTGTCAACCAGAGTAAGGGCAGAAGCAGGAATCAATTACTTAGAAGGCATTGGTGTAAGTGAAGCGCCTAGAGGCACACTTTTTCATCATTACAATGTGGATGACAACGGCTTAATTAAAAAGGTAAACCTCATTATCGCCACAGGGCAAAATAACCTTGCCATGAATAAAACCGTCACCCAGATAGCCAAACACTACATTCACGGCGAAGACATACCAGAAGCCATGTTAAACCGTGTAGAAGCAGGAATTAGAGCATTTGATCCCTGTTTGAGCTGTTCGACTCATGCGATCGGACAAATGCCATTACATATTGAATTAGTTGATAGTAAAGGCAAAATTATCACAGAAAAATACAAAAATTAA
- the hypF gene encoding carbamoyltransferase HypF — translation MAKNCYQIIIKGIVQGIGFRPFIYTLAIELDLKGWVKNSGEGVVIEVELTTVELDIFITRIKAEKPLQSEIYSLEIKLSNWVGYQQFTIKNLDTIDNRRKTAIVLPDLSTCQECLEEIFNSQNRRYCYPFTNCTNCGPRYSIIKDLPYDRPFTTMSKFRMCKECEEEYYNPKNRRFHAQPNACQKCGPKLELWNKKGNILASFDEAIKKSCNLIIEGKILAVKGLGGFHLIADARHNEAIKILRQRKNRPHKPLAVMYPNLEKIKADCLVSDIEKNILLSVASPIVLLRKVSNLNNLNQKESFKNNPKIDNNYISEEVAPHNNYLGVMLPYTPLHHLLLKKLNFPIIATSGNQKNEPICIDEIEALDRLNCLADYFLIHNRPIFRAVDDSIVRVIDNQMMILRRGRGYAPLPIKLLDFPEEKPHKILALGGNLKNTIAIGFNQQIFTSQHIGDLDKPETIKAYKNTINNLSKIYEFQPDLIVCDAHPDYFSSQYAEELSKQKKPSIPVIQIQHHLAHIFATIAEHNLELPLLGIAWDGTGYGFDDTIWGGEFFYISDTEIKRIGSFLPFPLMGGSQAILQPKRIALALLNLVYNNFQNIPKNLSIIDSYSSSELKLFQTILDKKINTPLTSSVGRLFDGVASLLNIIDNITFEGQAAMNLEFLVSDFCPHKTYTFQWQHQENICNYIDWRSIIREIINDYLEKKSLSLIATKFHLTLVEIIKQISQTINTKNIVLSGGCFQNKFLLENTIQVLKQNHFNPYWSQKIPINDGGLSIGQIAFIIRNMR, via the coding sequence ATGGCTAAAAATTGTTATCAAATAATTATAAAAGGTATTGTACAAGGAATTGGTTTTCGTCCTTTTATTTATACTTTAGCTATAGAATTAGATTTAAAAGGATGGGTAAAAAATTCTGGGGAAGGTGTTGTTATTGAAGTAGAATTAACCACTGTTGAATTAGATATTTTTATCACAAGAATTAAAGCTGAGAAACCCTTACAATCAGAAATTTATAGTTTAGAAATTAAGCTGTCAAACTGGGTAGGTTATCAACAATTTACGATTAAAAATTTAGACACTATTGATAATAGAAGAAAAACGGCGATTGTTTTACCTGATTTAAGCACTTGTCAGGAATGTTTAGAGGAAATTTTTAATTCTCAAAATCGGCGGTATTGTTATCCTTTTACTAATTGTACAAATTGCGGTCCCCGTTATTCTATCATTAAAGATTTACCTTATGATCGCCCTTTTACTACGATGAGTAAATTTAGGATGTGTAAAGAATGTGAAGAAGAATATTACAATCCTAAAAACAGGCGTTTTCATGCACAGCCAAATGCTTGTCAAAAGTGTGGACCAAAGTTAGAATTATGGAATAAAAAAGGTAATATTTTAGCAAGTTTTGATGAAGCCATAAAAAAAAGTTGTAACTTAATTATAGAAGGAAAAATTTTAGCTGTCAAAGGATTAGGAGGATTTCATTTAATAGCTGATGCTAGGCATAATGAGGCTATTAAAATTTTAAGACAAAGAAAAAATCGCCCTCATAAACCATTAGCTGTAATGTATCCTAATTTAGAAAAAATTAAAGCTGATTGTTTGGTGTCGGATATTGAAAAAAATATTTTATTATCTGTAGCTTCTCCCATTGTTTTATTGAGAAAAGTGAGTAACTTAAATAATCTAAATCAAAAAGAATCTTTTAAAAATAATCCGAAAATTGATAATAACTATATCTCAGAAGAAGTCGCACCTCATAATAATTATTTAGGGGTAATGTTACCTTATACTCCCTTACATCATTTATTATTAAAAAAGTTAAATTTTCCTATTATCGCCACCAGTGGAAATCAAAAAAATGAGCCTATTTGTATTGATGAAATAGAAGCCTTAGATAGACTAAATTGTTTAGCTGATTATTTTTTAATCCATAATCGCCCTATTTTTCGTGCCGTTGATGATTCCATTGTTAGGGTGATAGATAATCAAATGATGATATTAAGAAGAGGAAGAGGTTATGCACCTTTACCGATAAAATTACTAGATTTTCCAGAAGAAAAACCTCACAAAATTTTAGCATTAGGAGGAAATCTAAAAAATACCATAGCCATTGGTTTTAATCAACAAATTTTTACCAGTCAACACATTGGCGATTTGGATAAACCTGAAACTATAAAAGCCTATAAAAATACTATTAATAATTTAAGTAAAATTTATGAATTTCAACCAGATTTAATAGTTTGTGACGCACATCCAGATTATTTTTCTAGCCAATATGCCGAAGAATTAAGTAAGCAGAAAAAACCGTCAATTCCTGTTATTCAAATACAACATCATTTAGCTCATATTTTTGCTACAATTGCAGAACATAATTTAGAATTACCCTTATTAGGTATTGCATGGGATGGTACTGGTTACGGATTTGATGATACTATTTGGGGTGGCGAATTTTTTTATATTAGTGACACTGAAATTAAAAGAATAGGCAGTTTTTTACCCTTTCCTTTAATGGGAGGAAGTCAAGCAATTTTGCAACCTAAACGCATTGCTTTAGCTTTACTTAATCTTGTTTATAATAATTTTCAAAATATACCGAAAAATTTATCTATAATTGACAGTTATTCATCTTCAGAATTAAAACTTTTTCAAACTATCCTAGACAAAAAAATTAACACTCCCTTAACCTCTAGTGTCGGGCGTTTATTTGATGGCGTAGCTTCCTTATTAAATATCATTGACAATATCACTTTTGAAGGACAAGCCGCTATGAATTTAGAATTTTTAGTCAGTGATTTTTGTCCTCATAAAACTTATACTTTTCAGTGGCAACATCAAGAGAATATCTGTAATTATATCGATTGGCGATCGATAATTAGAGAAATTATTAACGATTATTTAGAAAAAAAATCTTTGAGTTTAATTGCCACAAAATTCCATCTCACTCTAGTGGAAATAATTAAGCAAATTAGTCAAACAATCAACACTAAAAATATTGTGTTAAGTGGTGGTTGCTTTCAGAATAAATTTTTATTGGAGAATACAATTCAAGTGTTAAAACAAAATCATTTTAACCCTTATTGGTCACAAAAAATTCCTATTAATGACGGTGGTTTATCCATTGGACAAATTGCTTTTATCATAAGAAATATGAGATAA
- a CDS encoding cell wall metabolism sensor histidine kinase WalK, producing MFQTTRRRLAIWYTTVTAVLLIIFAMGIYGYVYKTLIDRIDDTLKHVIEIIEPSLMIEKVNNNEGKFRVNLEESFYQHPNTTNQVEDDHIDLEWFSPNGELLWQTLEDSLPIPLSFNSGGKTIRISDDYLLRQITKRVEIDHYILGYLRVSHPLFDVVKPIQQLIIDLSIGILLMIIFVGGIGWFLSGIAIKPVIESYQSLKQFTADASHELRNPIATIKTNIQSLLSYPETDSKIQEKQLKILERLTERLNNLVNDLLFLARNDSGIIKPNFIPIPLDALLLEVVEEQKIIAQQKNIDLSLNIVSNESLSENLKEDLFTINGDWAEISRLFTNIISNSIIHSANVEKKNLTIKVILKILKKQHKNYCQIEIIDNGIGIPENILPHLFDRFYRGDFSRSQAEDNSNYSTGLGLAIVLAIVENHQGKIKVESKINQGTNFLVILPQNL from the coding sequence ATGTTTCAAACCACTCGTCGTCGTTTAGCAATTTGGTACACTACTGTGACAGCAGTATTATTAATTATTTTTGCGATGGGAATTTATGGTTATGTTTATAAAACTTTAATTGATCGAATTGATGATACTTTAAAGCACGTAATTGAAATTATTGAGCCATCTTTAATGATAGAGAAAGTTAATAATAATGAAGGTAAATTTAGAGTGAATTTAGAAGAAAGTTTTTATCAACATCCTAACACCACAAATCAAGTAGAAGATGACCATATTGATTTAGAATGGTTTAGCCCCAACGGTGAATTATTATGGCAAACTTTAGAAGATTCTTTACCTATTCCTCTCTCTTTTAATTCTGGAGGCAAAACTATTCGTATTTCTGATGATTATTTATTGCGACAAATTACAAAAAGAGTAGAAATTGACCATTACATTTTAGGATATTTAAGGGTAAGTCATCCTTTATTTGATGTGGTTAAACCAATTCAACAGCTAATAATTGACTTAAGTATTGGTATTCTTTTAATGATTATTTTCGTGGGAGGAATCGGTTGGTTTTTATCAGGTATTGCTATTAAACCTGTGATTGAATCTTATCAAAGTTTAAAGCAATTTACGGCTGATGCTTCTCATGAATTAAGGAATCCTATTGCCACCATAAAAACTAATATTCAAAGTTTGTTATCTTATCCTGAAACCGATTCTAAAATTCAAGAAAAGCAGTTAAAAATTTTAGAAAGATTAACAGAAAGATTAAATAATTTAGTTAACGATTTACTATTTTTAGCCCGTAATGATAGTGGTATTATTAAACCTAATTTTATTCCTATTCCCTTAGATGCTTTATTATTAGAAGTAGTAGAAGAACAAAAAATTATTGCACAGCAAAAAAATATTGATTTGTCTTTAAATATTGTTAGTAACGAGTCATTATCAGAAAATTTAAAAGAAGACTTATTTACCATTAATGGAGATTGGGCAGAAATTAGTCGTTTATTTACCAACATTATCAGTAATAGTATTATTCATAGTGCTAATGTTGAAAAAAAAAATTTAACGATAAAAGTTATTTTAAAAATTCTCAAAAAACAGCATAAAAATTATTGTCAAATAGAAATTATTGATAATGGAATTGGTATTCCCGAAAATATATTACCTCATCTTTTTGATCGTTTTTATCGTGGTGATTTTTCCCGTAGTCAAGCAGAAGATAATTCTAATTATAGTACTGGTTTAGGTTTAGCTATTGTGCTAGCTATCGTTGAAAATCATCAGGGGAAAATAAAAGTAGAAAGTAAGATAAATCAAGGTACTAACTTTCTGGTGATATTACCTCAAAATCTATAG
- a CDS encoding PAS domain S-box protein — MLESSQNHLYKLLWEYDPNGLIAIDNNLIIKLVNPSFCQLFRLENEPIIGKLATDILGNIDHIKEAWQKNLVIKNRETEYLKHDIIVKEFIFPIQEENFILCIMTDITTEIIKQKELKEMQEEMIKKVNKVVHNQMKVAQEIAGLLGETTAETKVTLFKLLALFNK; from the coding sequence ATGTTAGAAAGTAGTCAAAATCATTTATATAAACTTTTATGGGAATATGATCCTAATGGTTTAATTGCTATCGATAATAACTTAATAATTAAACTGGTAAATCCATCTTTTTGTCAACTATTTCGCCTCGAAAATGAGCCTATAATTGGTAAGTTAGCCACTGATATATTAGGAAATATTGATCATATTAAAGAAGCATGGCAAAAAAATCTTGTCATAAAAAACAGGGAAACAGAATATTTAAAACATGATATTATTGTCAAAGAATTTATTTTTCCTATTCAAGAAGAAAATTTTATTTTGTGCATTATGACGGATATAACCACAGAAATAATTAAACAAAAAGAATTAAAAGAAATGCAGGAAGAAATGATCAAAAAAGTTAATAAAGTTGTCCATAATCAGATGAAAGTTGCTCAAGAGATTGCTGGTTTATTAGGGGAAACTACCGCAGAAACAAAGGTAACTTTATTTAAACTTTTAGCCCTGTTTAATAAATAA
- a CDS encoding hydrogenase maturation protease: MTNQNKNKFLIIGYGNSLRNDDQVGQIIAQKIEIEALPQVKCIYQHQLTPELAEKIAIFSNIIFIDACVDNNEVTTILLPRSAINNKCEYGHYCTPEYLLYLTKLIHNQYPKSYLITIPVNNIDLGEELSDLAKEGIKIALKIIKEIINKIE, encoded by the coding sequence ATGACGAATCAAAATAAAAATAAATTTTTAATTATCGGCTATGGAAATAGTTTAAGAAATGATGATCAAGTTGGACAAATTATAGCTCAAAAGATAGAAATAGAGGCTTTACCGCAAGTAAAATGTATTTATCAACATCAATTAACTCCTGAATTAGCTGAAAAAATAGCAATATTTTCTAATATTATTTTTATCGATGCTTGTGTGGATAATAATGAAGTAACAACTATCTTATTACCTAGAAGTGCAATTAATAATAAATGTGAATATGGGCATTATTGCACTCCAGAATATTTGCTATATTTAACTAAACTAATTCATAATCAGTATCCTAAAAGTTACCTTATTACTATTCCAGTAAATAATATTGATTTAGGGGAAGAATTATCAGACTTAGCAAAAGAAGGCATTAAAATAGCTTTAAAAATTATTAAAGAAATTATTAACAAAATTGAGTAA
- a CDS encoding SpoIIE family protein phosphatase translates to MIEDNFFDIYYYSLNKQNEELCGDQVKFTKTETKSTIVLSDGLGSGVKASILATLTTEILITMLDADLPLKEVIETIVGTLPICQVRNIAYATFTIITLDHITNKFHVINFDNPPIFLLKKGVIFPLKHQTEQILNKKINSCQGILERGDFLGAASDGILYAGLGNTMNFGWGWENIAKFMENIFRHKATNSRYIIEQIVNETKKLYCDYIGDDATFVGVYIRKPKPLMIFTGPPLDVTKDEEYAEQLLSFQGRKIICGGTTGNIVANYMGETIEMDILTMSKELPPIGKLKEVDLVTEGILTISKAKEVLIKCNFDISRLPTIKNGAVLLAREILEADSIYFLVGQQINEFYQNPLLPKNISIRRSLIEDLVQLLRNYQKQVILEYC, encoded by the coding sequence ATGATTGAAGATAATTTTTTCGATATTTATTATTATAGTTTAAACAAACAAAATGAAGAATTGTGCGGTGATCAAGTAAAATTTACTAAAACAGAAACTAAAAGTACTATTGTGCTTTCTGATGGTTTAGGAAGTGGTGTTAAGGCTAGTATTTTAGCCACTTTAACCACTGAAATACTTATTACTATGCTTGATGCTGATTTACCCTTAAAAGAAGTTATTGAAACCATTGTTGGCACTTTACCTATTTGTCAAGTAAGAAATATTGCCTATGCTACTTTTACCATCATTACCCTTGATCATATCACTAATAAATTTCATGTAATTAACTTTGATAATCCGCCTATTTTTTTACTTAAAAAAGGTGTTATTTTCCCACTCAAACATCAAACAGAACAAATATTAAATAAAAAAATTAATTCCTGCCAAGGAATACTAGAAAGAGGCGATTTTTTAGGGGCGGCTAGTGATGGAATTCTTTATGCAGGATTAGGAAATACTATGAATTTTGGATGGGGTTGGGAAAATATCGCTAAATTTATGGAAAATATTTTTCGCCATAAAGCCACTAATTCTCGTTATATTATTGAACAAATTGTCAACGAAACTAAAAAATTATATTGTGATTATATTGGTGATGACGCTACTTTTGTCGGAGTATATATTCGTAAACCTAAACCTTTGATGATTTTTACAGGACCACCATTAGATGTTACCAAAGATGAAGAATATGCGGAACAATTATTGAGTTTTCAAGGCAGAAAAATTATTTGTGGTGGCACAACTGGTAATATTGTTGCCAATTATATGGGAGAAACCATTGAAATGGATATTCTGACGATGAGTAAAGAATTGCCCCCCATTGGTAAATTAAAAGAAGTAGATTTAGTGACAGAAGGAATTTTGACAATTTCTAAAGCCAAAGAAGTCTTAATTAAATGTAATTTTGATATTAGTAGATTGCCGACTATTAAAAATGGGGCAGTATTATTAGCTAGAGAAATTTTAGAAGCCGACTCAATTTATTTTTTAGTAGGGCAACAAATTAATGAATTTTATCAAAATCCTTTATTACCGAAAAATATATCGATCCGCCGTAGTTTAATTGAAGATTTAGTTCAACTTTTGCGTAATTATCAAAAACAAGTTATTCTCGAATATTGCTAG
- a CDS encoding DUF2103 domain-containing protein codes for MSKSSDGRIVWNHSTHLDGLIPILEKLVIYEGIKTVTPAVLSRSRSHSPHLKLKISVPIRGGYKLIARCGKSVQEVFVITTLEKIELENIIAGII; via the coding sequence ATGAGTAAATCTTCTGATGGTAGAATCGTTTGGAATCATTCCACTCATCTTGATGGCTTGATTCCTATTCTCGAAAAATTGGTTATTTATGAAGGAATTAAGACTGTAACACCTGCAGTTTTAAGTCGCTCTCGTAGTCATTCTCCTCATCTGAAATTAAAAATTTCTGTACCCATTCGAGGAGGCTATAAGTTAATTGCAAGGTGTGGGAAAAGTGTTCAAGAAGTTTTTGTTATTACAACATTGGAAAAAATAGAATTAGAAAATATTATTGCTGGAATTATCTAA
- a CDS encoding chorismate lyase, with the protein MIIKPESTITTWHQLQPIWQGGEELVKIGLPHSQLAPAWQILLLGDGSPTRHLRLLTSETIEVDVIDMSLIGDDLDNAPKGIEKIANPRIRRQVWLKTASGKRLAYATSWWEANHIDDYLQNRSLPIWESLAKLHTELYRDIQGIYYGKSEALEEGFEEKRTFWGRHYLFWHRGKPLTLIYEVFSPYLSKYLGKIKIDD; encoded by the coding sequence ATGATCATCAAACCTGAAAGCACTATCACAACATGGCACCAACTTCAACCTATTTGGCAAGGAGGAGAAGAATTAGTTAAAATTGGTTTACCTCATAGTCAATTAGCACCAGCATGGCAGATACTATTATTAGGAGATGGCTCACCCACTCGACATTTACGATTATTAACCAGTGAGACTATTGAGGTTGACGTAATTGATATGTCATTAATTGGTGATGATTTAGACAACGCACCTAAAGGGATTGAAAAAATTGCGAATCCGAGGATAAGAAGACAAGTTTGGTTAAAAACCGCTAGTGGTAAAAGATTAGCTTATGCAACTTCATGGTGGGAAGCAAATCACATTGATGATTATTTGCAAAATCGTAGTTTGCCAATATGGGAAAGTTTAGCGAAGTTACATACAGAATTATACCGAGATATTCAAGGAATTTATTATGGAAAATCTGAGGCTTTAGAAGAAGGTTTTGAGGAAAAAAGAACTTTTTGGGGAAGACATTATTTATTTTGGCATAGAGGCAAACCATTAACTCTTATTTATGAAGTTTTTTCACCTTATTTATCTAAGTATTTAGGCAAAATTAAAATTGATGATTGA
- a CDS encoding (2Fe-2S) ferredoxin domain-containing protein, which produces MVKENLYLCMGSACHQLGVYEVLPHLQSLMNQHNLNEKIELKGSFCLETCSSGIVMKFRDKHFIHISPQNLEDKFVREILPMIK; this is translated from the coding sequence ATGGTCAAAGAAAACTTATATTTATGTATGGGTTCTGCGTGTCATCAACTCGGTGTTTATGAAGTTTTACCTCATCTACAATCATTAATGAATCAACATAATTTGAATGAAAAAATTGAGTTAAAAGGCTCATTTTGTTTGGAAACTTGTAGCAGTGGAATTGTTATGAAATTTAGGGATAAACACTTTATTCATATTAGTCCTCAGAATTTAGAAGACAAGTTTGTTAGAGAAATATTGCCGATGATTAAATAA
- the hypA gene encoding hydrogenase maturation nickel metallochaperone HypA, giving the protein MHEIGIMEDTLNIAIDYAIKENATEIKEITICIGKMSGVVSEALKFAFEVIRKGTIAENSTLKIESLPVICYCDHCQQKFQPDEWFFQCPNCDQFSNNILQGKEIKLISLEVS; this is encoded by the coding sequence ATGCACGAAATAGGAATAATGGAAGACACATTAAACATTGCTATTGATTATGCGATTAAAGAAAACGCCACAGAAATTAAAGAAATCACTATTTGTATTGGTAAAATGTCAGGAGTTGTATCTGAGGCATTAAAATTTGCTTTTGAGGTGATAAGAAAAGGTACAATAGCAGAAAATTCGACTTTAAAAATAGAATCATTACCAGTTATTTGTTATTGTGATCATTGTCAACAAAAATTTCAACCTGATGAATGGTTTTTTCAATGCCCAAATTGCGATCAATTCAGCAATAATATTCTTCAAGGTAAAGAAATTAAGTTAATATCTCTTGAAGTTTCTTAA